In Paenibacillus sp. FSL M7-0420, a single genomic region encodes these proteins:
- a CDS encoding glycoside hydrolase: protein MKRLAAMAVTGVVLVCVVMILFSNRKEEEIPVQHQKPPDAAVTIDGNVRYQTIDNFGASDAWSMDPLGKEWTEENKNKVADLLFSRTEGIGLSAWRFNIGAGSVETDQVIIPDPWRRTEAFKITEEGPYDWSRQAGQQWFLRAAKERGVESLIAFVNSPPVWMTRNGHAQPDPEVGSSNLKEGSEAAFASFLIEVLEHFKQEGLAFDYISPVNEPTWDWNHAQQEASRYNNDDLKRVILELHAQLRSSGLEAQISAPDGVEIISLLDDEHYREFAGSGVYSSGANSLGLGKYREYIKDLLGDPVLKEAVGNKIASHSYWSDYSHSGDDRLVKLRQLLDGNLKQYDPEAKYWVTEYCIMGDYGPGRDLGMEPALQVARTIHFDLTEANAAAWQWWTAVSKVDYKDGLLYTDYTQPGDEQNILTSKILWSLGNYSRFIRPGAVRIALSGLSQEAGSGLLGSAYVYEEEQSMTAVLVNDSLEEKRVQLTLSGLGLKASALRSYVTNEQLDLARGEDVAADVAADEAANGTADGEQVFQAVIPAKSVVTLVAGGPELEEEAGSPGEVAGTQVTGTQAAQDIPAAEDYAGYLFSYFTGEGSEDGEQVYFALSVGNDPLHWEELNGGKPVLTSPLGDKGVRDPFIIRSPEGDRFYLIATDLKINGNWDWGAAQTRGSRSIIVWESDNLVDWSEPWEAKISPEEAGNTWAPEVIYDQDSGEYIVFWASRMFADSAHTGDAYQTILYSKTRDFRAFTEPQVYMDYGHSIIDTTMAAYNGKIYRFTKDEREQGPESPFGKMVFQESLDSVFAPEAKLLSGSVGGLKGIEGPTLFKSNTEKKWYLFVDEFGGRGYIPLETEDLDSGKWTVSSDYELPASPRHGTVIPVTRREYDALNAKFMQ from the coding sequence ATGAAGCGGCTGGCAGCTATGGCGGTTACCGGCGTTGTTCTAGTGTGTGTTGTTATGATTCTGTTCAGTAATAGGAAAGAGGAGGAAATCCCTGTGCAGCACCAGAAACCGCCGGATGCGGCAGTGACGATAGACGGCAATGTCCGCTATCAGACTATCGATAACTTCGGCGCATCCGACGCCTGGTCCATGGACCCCCTGGGGAAGGAGTGGACCGAAGAGAATAAGAACAAGGTGGCAGATTTGCTGTTCTCACGTACCGAAGGGATCGGGCTGTCGGCCTGGCGCTTCAATATAGGTGCAGGCTCGGTAGAGACCGATCAGGTCATTATTCCAGATCCGTGGCGAAGAACGGAAGCCTTCAAAATAACGGAGGAAGGGCCGTACGACTGGAGCAGGCAGGCGGGCCAGCAGTGGTTCCTGCGGGCGGCCAAGGAGCGCGGAGTCGAATCTCTGATTGCTTTCGTCAACAGCCCGCCGGTCTGGATGACCCGGAATGGCCATGCCCAGCCTGATCCGGAGGTAGGGTCCAGTAATTTGAAGGAAGGCTCTGAAGCGGCATTCGCCTCCTTCCTGATTGAGGTGCTGGAGCATTTCAAGCAGGAAGGGCTGGCGTTCGATTATATCAGTCCCGTTAACGAGCCGACCTGGGACTGGAATCACGCGCAGCAGGAAGCCAGCCGGTACAACAATGACGACCTGAAGCGGGTGATTCTGGAGCTGCATGCCCAGCTTCGTTCTAGCGGGCTGGAAGCGCAGATCAGTGCCCCGGATGGAGTGGAGATTATTTCTCTGCTGGATGATGAGCACTACCGGGAGTTCGCGGGCAGCGGCGTCTATTCCAGCGGAGCCAATAGCCTGGGGCTGGGGAAATACCGGGAATACATTAAGGACCTGCTGGGTGACCCTGTGCTGAAGGAAGCGGTCGGCAATAAGATCGCCTCGCATTCCTACTGGTCTGATTACAGCCATTCCGGCGATGACCGTCTGGTGAAGCTAAGACAGCTGCTTGACGGTAATCTGAAGCAATATGATCCTGAGGCCAAATACTGGGTCACCGAGTACTGTATTATGGGCGATTATGGCCCGGGACGGGATCTGGGGATGGAGCCGGCGCTACAGGTGGCGCGCACCATTCACTTCGATCTGACCGAGGCGAATGCAGCCGCATGGCAGTGGTGGACCGCAGTATCCAAGGTAGATTACAAGGACGGCTTGTTGTACACCGATTACACTCAGCCTGGGGATGAGCAGAACATCCTGACCTCGAAGATTCTGTGGTCGCTTGGTAATTACAGCAGGTTCATCCGTCCCGGAGCGGTGCGGATTGCACTCTCCGGTCTGAGTCAGGAAGCCGGAAGCGGGCTGCTCGGCTCGGCTTACGTGTACGAGGAGGAGCAGAGCATGACGGCGGTGCTGGTGAATGACAGCCTGGAGGAGAAGCGGGTGCAGCTCACGCTGAGCGGACTGGGACTAAAGGCATCTGCCTTGCGTTCCTATGTAACCAATGAGCAGCTGGATCTGGCCCGCGGCGAGGATGTGGCTGCTGATGTAGCTGCTGATGAAGCTGCTAATGGGACAGCAGATGGGGAACAGGTATTCCAGGCCGTTATCCCGGCCAAGTCGGTGGTGACCCTGGTGGCAGGCGGGCCGGAACTAGAGGAGGAGGCTGGCTCGCCGGGTGAGGTTGCCGGAACTCAGGTTACCGGGACTCAAGCTGCACAGGACATTCCGGCGGCGGAGGACTATGCGGGCTATCTGTTCAGCTATTTCACAGGCGAAGGGAGCGAAGACGGCGAACAGGTATACTTCGCCCTCAGCGTAGGCAATGACCCGCTGCATTGGGAGGAGCTGAACGGCGGGAAGCCCGTGCTTACCTCCCCCTTGGGCGACAAGGGAGTCAGAGATCCCTTCATCATCCGTTCGCCTGAAGGAGACCGGTTCTACCTGATCGCCACCGATCTGAAGATCAACGGCAATTGGGATTGGGGCGCAGCCCAGACACGGGGCAGCCGGTCGATCATCGTGTGGGAATCGGATAATCTCGTGGACTGGTCGGAGCCTTGGGAAGCCAAGATCTCGCCGGAGGAGGCGGGGAATACCTGGGCACCTGAGGTAATCTATGACCAGGATAGCGGGGAATATATCGTATTCTGGGCCTCGCGGATGTTCGCCGATTCCGCTCACACCGGGGACGCCTACCAGACAATCCTGTACAGCAAGACACGCGATTTCCGCGCGTTCACAGAGCCGCAGGTCTATATGGACTACGGGCATTCGATTATTGATACCACTATGGCTGCGTATAACGGGAAGATCTACAGATTCACCAAGGATGAACGCGAGCAAGGCCCGGAATCCCCTTTTGGCAAAATGGTGTTCCAGGAGTCCCTGGATTCGGTATTTGCGCCTGAGGCAAAGCTGCTCAGCGGGAGTGTCGGCGGACTGAAGGGCATTGAAGGGCCGACCCTGTTCAAATCCAATACGGAGAAGAAGTGGTATCTGTTTGTGGATGAATTCGGAGGGAGAGGGTACATCCCGCTGGAGACGGAAGATCTGGATTCGGGCAAGTGGACGGTATCCTCTGATTATGAGCTGCCGGCCAGCCCCCGCCATGGAACGGTAATTCCGGTCACCCGGCGTGAGTACGACGCTCTGAACGCCAAGTTCATGCAGTGA
- a CDS encoding superoxide dismutase, with protein MAFQLPALPYPNNALEPHIDALTMEIHHDRHHNTYVTNLNAALEKAPELQNKSIDELLTDLNAVPEAIRTAVRNNGGGHANHTLFWEVIGPNGGGAPTGALAAAINSELGGFDKFKEDFAAAATTRFGSGWAWLVVKDGKLAVTSTPNQDNPISEGATPILGLDVWEHAYYLNYQNKRPDYIKAFWNVVNWEEVGKRYESAK; from the coding sequence ATGGCTTTTCAATTACCGGCACTTCCGTATCCGAACAACGCACTTGAACCACACATCGACGCATTGACGATGGAGATTCATCATGACAGGCACCATAACACTTATGTGACGAACCTGAACGCCGCACTGGAAAAGGCACCCGAACTGCAAAACAAAAGCATCGATGAGCTTCTGACCGACCTGAACGCTGTACCGGAAGCGATCCGCACAGCGGTCCGCAACAACGGCGGTGGACATGCCAACCACACCCTGTTCTGGGAAGTGATTGGACCGAATGGCGGCGGCGCACCAACTGGCGCACTGGCTGCTGCCATTAACAGCGAGCTGGGCGGCTTCGATAAATTCAAGGAAGACTTCGCGGCTGCAGCTACTACACGCTTCGGCAGCGGCTGGGCTTGGCTCGTTGTGAAGGACGGCAAGCTTGCTGTAACCAGCACACCGAACCAGGATAACCCGATCAGCGAAGGCGCAACTCCAATCCTCGGCCTCGATGTCTGGGAGCATGCCTACTACCTGAACTACCAGAACAAACGTCCTGACTACATCAAGGCGTTCTGGAACGTAGTGAACTGGGAAGAAGTCGGCAAGCGTTACGAAAGCGCGAAATAA
- a CDS encoding GNAT family N-acetyltransferase, whose product MHVRSFQLSDVTPVTELLQTALSEECFESTIEPFSRQLSWDSDLIVVAEDEGEIIGALIGTIEKNHGCYFRIAVHPDYRRRGVGKSLVTAMESRFQARKVSGIYVAVDEHNSFAMPLYEAMGYDENHIFKSVRKLSIVG is encoded by the coding sequence ATGCACGTTCGTTCCTTTCAATTAAGCGATGTAACTCCAGTGACTGAATTGCTGCAGACCGCATTATCGGAAGAATGTTTCGAGAGCACGATCGAGCCTTTCTCCAGGCAATTGTCATGGGATTCTGATCTCATTGTAGTTGCTGAGGATGAAGGAGAAATCATCGGTGCGCTGATTGGTACGATTGAGAAGAATCACGGCTGTTATTTCCGCATTGCCGTCCATCCGGATTACCGCCGCAGAGGAGTCGGCAAGAGTCTTGTAACGGCTATGGAGAGCAGATTTCAGGCGCGGAAGGTCAGCGGCATTTATGTTGCCGTCGATGAACACAATTCTTTTGCAATGCCTCTCTATGAAGCCATGGGTTATGACGAGAACCACATTTTCAAATCCGTGCGCAAGCTGAGCATTGTCGGGTAA
- the lepB gene encoding signal peptidase I, which translates to MNRELEEDFMRSRRQRYRSVTHNNSRQKSRRTWIKDMREWIITAGIVFAVMSLLNIYVFNVSTVIGQSMEPTLYQGEKLIINKIALSFGNPGRGEVVVLHDPSTGPSRKEYLVKRVIGIPGDIIEVRSQQLYLNGKLLDEPYIDTSIEDPDFSSLTVQAGTYFVMGDNRHAGASKDSRYFGAVAGESIVGKVSLIWWPISKMKAL; encoded by the coding sequence ATGAACCGGGAGCTTGAAGAAGATTTCATGCGCAGCCGCAGACAAAGATACAGATCAGTAACGCATAACAACTCCAGACAGAAGTCGAGAAGAACTTGGATCAAGGATATGCGGGAGTGGATCATTACGGCAGGGATTGTGTTCGCTGTGATGTCACTGCTTAATATCTATGTGTTCAATGTGTCAACTGTAATCGGCCAATCCATGGAGCCTACCCTCTATCAGGGAGAGAAGCTGATTATTAATAAAATCGCCCTCAGCTTCGGGAATCCGGGCCGCGGGGAGGTTGTCGTCCTTCATGATCCCAGTACGGGACCCAGCCGCAAGGAATATCTGGTCAAGCGGGTAATCGGCATTCCCGGCGACATTATTGAAGTACGGAGCCAGCAGCTCTATCTCAACGGCAAGCTGCTGGATGAGCCATATATCGATACGTCTATAGAAGATCCTGATTTCAGCAGTCTGACCGTGCAGGCGGGGACCTACTTCGTCATGGGGGACAACCGGCATGCCGGAGCCAGCAAGGACAGCCGTTATTTCGGCGCTGTCGCAGGGGAGAGTATTGTGGGTAAGGTGTCCCTGATCTGGTGGCCTATCTCCAAGATGAAGGCCCTGTAG
- a CDS encoding YneF family protein, with protein MNIALPIITLVVGLIGGFFIGVYYLRRQMTTMQNDPEMLQKVAKQMGYNLNGKQMQRAQQMMKNGNPPGRPAAGKGHSRKK; from the coding sequence ATGAACATTGCATTGCCTATTATTACGCTTGTGGTAGGTCTGATCGGCGGATTCTTCATCGGTGTGTATTATCTGCGCAGACAGATGACAACGATGCAGAATGATCCTGAAATGCTGCAGAAGGTTGCCAAGCAAATGGGGTATAACCTGAACGGGAAGCAAATGCAGCGTGCCCAGCAGATGATGAAGAACGGTAATCCGCCGGGGCGTCCTGCTGCGGGCAAAGGACATTCCCGCAAGAAGTAA